One segment of Leptospirillum ferrooxidans C2-3 DNA contains the following:
- a CDS encoding enoyl-ACP reductase FabI, whose protein sequence is MTETVLGNQMLKGRHILVTGIANRWSIAWAVAEAVLREGGKITLTYQGETQLGNIRKILADIPGGDSVLVEPLDVCDEEQLTSLCSTLEKAGIFLDGVVHSIAFALREELDGHFVDTSRKGYLLAQEISAFSLVALSKALLPRMNDGGAIVAMTYLGSERVVPHYNVMGVAKAALESAVRYLAYDLGGRKIRVNSLSAGPVKTASGRAIKGFGDMVKTVSEQSAIKEQLTVSEVADVAVSLLSPYFRGVTGELIHVDKGYHALGMVLPGSSPA, encoded by the coding sequence ATGACTGAAACAGTTCTGGGTAATCAGATGCTTAAGGGGCGTCACATTCTGGTCACAGGAATTGCCAATCGTTGGTCCATTGCCTGGGCAGTGGCAGAAGCGGTTCTCCGTGAGGGCGGAAAAATCACACTGACCTACCAGGGCGAGACCCAGCTTGGAAATATCAGGAAGATTCTTGCCGACATTCCTGGTGGAGACAGCGTTCTGGTTGAGCCGCTTGATGTGTGTGACGAAGAGCAGTTGACCTCTCTTTGTTCGACACTTGAAAAGGCTGGAATTTTTCTGGACGGAGTGGTCCATAGCATTGCTTTTGCCCTTAGGGAAGAGCTAGATGGACATTTTGTCGATACCAGCCGGAAGGGTTATCTTTTGGCACAGGAGATCAGTGCTTTTTCCCTTGTGGCTCTTTCAAAGGCGCTTCTTCCTCGCATGAATGACGGAGGAGCCATTGTTGCAATGACCTATCTGGGCTCCGAACGTGTGGTTCCTCACTACAATGTCATGGGAGTGGCAAAGGCTGCCCTTGAATCGGCTGTTCGTTATCTGGCCTATGATCTGGGTGGTCGAAAAATCCGCGTCAACTCACTGTCGGCCGGACCGGTTAAAACCGCTTCAGGTCGTGCGATCAAAGGGTTTGGAGATATGGTGAAGACCGTTTCCGAACAGTCGGCGATCAAGGAGCAACTGACCGTTTCTGAGGTTGCAGATGTTGCGGTTTCTCTTTTGTCACCTTATTTCAGGGGTGTTACAGGGGAGCTGATTCATGTCGACAAGGGGTATCACGCTTTAGGAATGGTTTTGCCGGGTTCATCTCCCGCCTAG